Proteins encoded together in one Aminipila butyrica window:
- a CDS encoding sigma-54 interaction domain-containing protein — MKGTIDKSYEEVAASIFDIQNFFDEISIIDMNGIIQYCKIFVPGVYGFTADEIIGKHIFEVFTTSSAETSEICQVLKSGKPISNFYENCTTYKGDIIKGYSSIYPIFRNKNQVGAAVALKFIDSDFHEEFIEIFLNNDGIRNHSINNYTIDDLITTNPYMLSIKNKVKKVAKSNSSVLIQGNTGTGKEIIAQSLHYASQRAGKPFISQNCSAIPASLLESTLFGTEKGSFTGAITNKGLFELADGGSLFLDEINSMELPLQCKILKAIEDKYIRRLGGHKNISVDIRIIAAINEDPFDAISKNRLRQDLFYRLNVVSIKLPDLKDRKDDVSLLTSYFIAAFNNTMGKNISDLHPSVEHIFSNHSWPGNVRELRNVIEGAFNLAEGRSITLDDIPDYIKETQDSESCLLSASLVVEDTADDDVSIDYIT, encoded by the coding sequence ATGAAGGGAACAATAGATAAGAGCTATGAAGAAGTGGCCGCTTCCATATTTGATATACAGAATTTTTTTGATGAAATATCCATCATCGACATGAATGGAATAATACAATACTGTAAAATCTTCGTCCCCGGTGTATACGGATTTACCGCTGACGAAATCATAGGGAAACATATATTTGAAGTATTCACCACTTCAAGTGCAGAAACCAGCGAGATTTGCCAGGTTCTAAAGTCTGGAAAACCTATCAGCAACTTTTATGAAAATTGCACAACCTACAAAGGCGATATTATTAAAGGCTATAGCAGCATCTACCCCATCTTTAGAAACAAAAATCAGGTAGGCGCTGCCGTCGCTTTAAAATTTATCGATTCAGATTTTCACGAGGAGTTTATTGAAATATTTCTTAACAATGACGGGATCCGAAACCACAGCATTAACAATTACACGATAGATGATCTCATTACCACCAATCCCTATATGTTAAGTATCAAAAATAAAGTGAAAAAGGTAGCAAAAAGCAACTCTTCTGTTTTAATACAAGGAAATACGGGCACTGGCAAGGAAATCATCGCCCAATCTCTCCATTATGCTAGTCAACGGGCTGGCAAGCCCTTTATATCACAAAATTGTTCAGCAATTCCGGCAAGTTTGCTGGAAAGCACACTCTTCGGCACAGAAAAAGGCAGTTTTACTGGAGCCATCACCAACAAAGGCCTTTTTGAATTGGCGGATGGTGGTTCATTGTTTCTGGATGAAATCAATTCCATGGAGCTCCCTCTTCAATGCAAAATATTGAAAGCAATTGAGGATAAATACATCAGAAGATTGGGAGGGCACAAAAACATAAGCGTAGATATACGCATTATAGCCGCAATAAATGAAGACCCTTTTGATGCCATCAGTAAAAATAGACTGCGTCAGGACTTATTTTATCGTCTTAACGTGGTTTCCATAAAGCTGCCGGATCTGAAAGATCGAAAGGATGATGTCTCCCTTCTCACGAGCTACTTTATCGCGGCCTTTAATAATACCATGGGAAAAAATATTTCCGACTTACATCCTTCTGTCGAGCATATCTTTTCTAATCACTCCTGGCCCGGAAATGTACGCGAATTACGCAACGTCATTGAAGGCGCCTTTAATCTGGCGGAGGGGCGCAGCATAACACTTGACGACATACCAGATTATATTAAAGAAACACAAGACAGCGAAAGCTGTCTCCTTTCCGCGTCTCTGGTTGTTGAAGACACCGCGGATGATGATGTGAGCATTGATTATATCACTTAA
- a CDS encoding MBL fold metallo-hydrolase — MKWKDSTPREYYSKYEKVNLKNAQGWFEVYRLPGDVYAICEPQHFQEVNAYLIVGTEQSVLFDTGMGICNIKAVVSELCSNKVAVVNSHFHFDHIGDNHRFNEIYIFDDPYAKAIASVGLTKEGMGNQLDEDMFLFGYPEGFEPNNFRIKPYKVKTLYDGYRFDLGNRSLEVIHTPGHSNDSIMLFDNGNKILFTGDTFYLGALYAHFDCNEFGKSNIGDYYATMKNLFERCPDVKALYCSHNDFIVEPVKIAETTQALKSILNNQEGDSIATKSHHAYLENQNRIKEYKFDGFSIVVKS; from the coding sequence ATGAAATGGAAAGATAGCACGCCGAGAGAATATTACAGCAAATATGAAAAGGTAAATTTAAAGAATGCCCAGGGATGGTTTGAAGTATATAGGCTTCCCGGAGATGTGTATGCAATTTGTGAACCTCAGCATTTTCAGGAGGTAAACGCCTATTTAATTGTAGGAACGGAGCAGAGTGTACTCTTTGACACTGGTATGGGCATTTGTAATATCAAAGCAGTGGTAAGTGAGCTTTGTTCAAATAAAGTTGCTGTGGTGAACAGCCATTTTCACTTTGATCACATTGGCGATAACCACAGGTTTAATGAGATTTATATTTTTGATGATCCGTATGCAAAGGCGATTGCTTCAGTGGGACTGACCAAAGAAGGCATGGGCAATCAATTGGATGAAGATATGTTTCTTTTTGGTTATCCAGAGGGATTTGAACCGAACAACTTTAGAATTAAGCCTTACAAAGTGAAAACACTTTACGACGGATACCGGTTTGATTTAGGAAACAGGAGCTTAGAGGTCATTCACACACCGGGGCACAGTAATGACAGCATCATGCTGTTTGACAACGGCAATAAGATACTTTTCACAGGGGATACCTTTTATTTAGGAGCGCTGTATGCTCATTTCGATTGCAATGAGTTTGGCAAATCCAATATAGGCGATTATTACGCAACAATGAAGAACCTTTTTGAAAGATGCCCTGATGTGAAAGCACTTTATTGTTCTCACAATGATTTCATAGTTGAACCGGTTAAAATTGCTGAAACTACACAGGCACTGAAAAGTATATTGAACAATCAGGAAGGGGATTCCATTGCCACGAAGTCGCATCATGCTTATCTGGAAAATCAGAATAGAATAAAGGAATACAAGTTCGACGGCTTCTCTATAGTCGTGAAAAGTTAA
- a CDS encoding basic amino acid/polyamine antiporter gives MDTNNVNSQNGLGVVRLTAFAIGSTLGSGVFSISGDMAANGAGTGAVLIGWLICGIGMFALMMCFYELNQYRPDLKSGVYSYAREGFGDYMGFNSAYGYWIGAMLTNVSFATLLFASLGYFFPVFGEGNNLISISCASVFIWFTVFLVLRGVSQAATINLIVVIAKILPIIVLVLSILFVRAFKLEIFLDNFWGEPGGLSLVEQVKATTYATVWTFIGIEGAVVISGRAKKSRDAGTATIISFFCLLLIYVMISVLSMGVMTRAELAALGNPPMAGVLEHVLGSWGAIFVNIAVIVSLTGATFTYTMLASEAAYEPAVQRCFPKFFAGENKRKAPASALIISNIVIQVFLIIVLFNESTYQVFYTLSASMVMLPYLLSSMFYLKLVFRKEGELGQLRGRQQLVQRIVAIGGTIYGAWLFYASGITYILITAILYTPGVLLYIWSKNEAGEKPFCNKINLIIFIVLVIMFVASVVMIGNGTIKPF, from the coding sequence ATGGATACCAACAATGTAAATAGTCAAAATGGGCTTGGTGTTGTGAGATTGACTGCGTTTGCCATCGGTTCGACCCTGGGCAGCGGTGTATTCAGCATTTCTGGAGATATGGCGGCAAATGGGGCTGGTACAGGGGCTGTTCTAATCGGTTGGCTAATTTGCGGGATCGGGATGTTTGCCCTGATGATGTGCTTTTATGAATTAAATCAGTACAGGCCTGATTTAAAAAGTGGGGTTTACAGCTATGCTCGCGAAGGCTTTGGCGATTATATGGGCTTTAATTCTGCATATGGGTATTGGATTGGTGCCATGCTTACAAATGTGTCTTTTGCCACATTGCTCTTTGCATCCTTAGGATATTTTTTCCCAGTCTTTGGCGAAGGTAATAACTTGATTTCTATAAGTTGTGCCTCTGTTTTTATCTGGTTTACGGTTTTTCTCGTACTTCGAGGTGTCAGTCAGGCAGCTACTATAAACTTGATTGTGGTCATCGCGAAGATTCTTCCAATTATTGTTTTAGTTTTATCCATCCTCTTTGTACGAGCTTTTAAGTTGGAGATCTTCTTAGACAATTTTTGGGGCGAGCCTGGAGGGTTGTCTTTGGTGGAACAGGTAAAGGCAACAACATATGCCACTGTTTGGACGTTTATCGGCATTGAGGGGGCTGTTGTTATTTCAGGAAGAGCAAAGAAATCCAGAGATGCCGGAACCGCAACTATTATTTCCTTTTTCTGCCTATTGTTAATCTATGTGATGATTTCAGTATTGAGCATGGGGGTGATGACAAGAGCAGAGCTTGCAGCACTGGGCAACCCGCCGATGGCAGGGGTGTTAGAACATGTCTTGGGAAGCTGGGGTGCAATATTTGTCAATATTGCTGTTATTGTTTCGTTGACAGGGGCGACCTTCACCTATACGATGCTTGCTTCAGAGGCAGCATATGAACCGGCTGTTCAAAGATGTTTCCCAAAGTTTTTTGCAGGAGAAAACAAGCGGAAGGCCCCAGCAAGTGCATTGATAATTTCAAATATCGTTATCCAGGTTTTTTTAATTATTGTGCTGTTCAATGAATCCACATACCAGGTATTTTACACGCTTTCTGCCAGCATGGTCATGCTCCCGTATCTGTTAAGCTCCATGTTTTATCTGAAACTGGTATTTAGAAAGGAAGGGGAACTTGGTCAATTACGTGGCCGTCAGCAGCTGGTTCAAAGAATTGTTGCTATAGGAGGTACCATATACGGCGCCTGGCTCTTTTATGCAAGCGGAATTACATATATATTAATAACAGCCATTCTCTATACTCCAGGCGTGCTTTTGTACATCTGGAGCAAAAATGAGGCAGGAGAAAAGCCATTCTGTAATAAAATAAATTTAATTATTTTTATTGTTCTTGTAATCATGTTTGTGGCATCTGTTGTAATGATTGGAAATGGAACCATTAAGCCATTCTAA
- a CDS encoding M20 metallopeptidase family protein, whose protein sequence is MENIIVKRAAELKDWIVGHRRDFHRNPELAYREIRTTAILKEELEKLGIETVSVGETGIMGILQGRSTGRTVALRGDIDALPITEESGVDFSSSQLGLMHACGHDTHTSMLLGAARILSEQRDAFEGTVKLIFQPGEEVGSGARKLTELGVLKNPDVDAIVGMHIMADFPAGTLVVQEGPLMASGDQFDLEITGDSCHGSAPWQGNDANMCAVAVIQAFQTIVSRKNDVRVPLVLNVGTIQAGERFNVTSGKAVLTGTVRTFDEHVRRQVPVWMEEILAATCAAYGCTGKLNYQYVCAAVYNDSPVIQRLQEGLTEVLHQKNIFKKVPLMMGSEDFSAYQEKVPGAMLFLGTRNEEKGCVYPIHSNRFKVDEDVLPIGAAVYAQSALALLK, encoded by the coding sequence ATGGAAAATATAATTGTAAAAAGAGCTGCGGAATTAAAGGATTGGATTGTAGGCCACAGGAGAGATTTTCATCGAAATCCGGAATTGGCGTACCGTGAAATCCGCACGACGGCTATTCTTAAGGAAGAATTGGAAAAGCTGGGAATAGAGACAGTATCCGTGGGAGAAACCGGTATTATGGGTATTCTACAGGGAAGAAGTACTGGCAGAACAGTCGCTCTCCGGGGGGACATTGATGCGCTGCCTATCACTGAAGAATCCGGTGTAGACTTTTCCTCTTCCCAGCTAGGTCTGATGCACGCTTGCGGCCATGATACCCATACTTCCATGCTTCTGGGAGCCGCCAGAATTCTTTCGGAACAGAGAGATGCTTTTGAGGGCACAGTAAAGCTGATTTTCCAGCCAGGAGAGGAAGTGGGCAGTGGCGCTCGAAAGTTAACCGAACTGGGGGTTTTGAAGAACCCTGATGTAGATGCCATCGTAGGCATGCACATCATGGCTGATTTTCCGGCCGGAACGTTAGTGGTCCAAGAAGGTCCCTTGATGGCTAGTGGAGATCAATTTGATTTGGAAATCACTGGAGATTCTTGCCATGGCTCTGCTCCATGGCAGGGAAATGATGCCAACATGTGTGCCGTAGCGGTTATACAGGCATTTCAGACGATTGTCAGCAGAAAGAACGATGTGCGGGTGCCTTTGGTGTTAAACGTAGGCACAATCCAAGCCGGAGAGCGCTTCAATGTGACCTCGGGCAAGGCTGTTCTTACGGGTACAGTACGGACTTTTGATGAGCATGTTCGTCGGCAGGTACCGGTTTGGATGGAAGAAATATTGGCGGCTACCTGTGCGGCTTACGGGTGCACCGGAAAACTGAATTATCAGTATGTATGTGCCGCTGTATACAACGATAGCCCGGTGATTCAGCGTCTGCAAGAAGGGCTGACGGAGGTATTGCATCAGAAGAACATATTTAAAAAGGTACCGCTGATGATGGGCTCAGAAGATTTTTCAGCCTATCAGGAAAAGGTGCCAGGGGCCATGTTATTCTTGGGCACGAGAAACGAAGAAAAAGGGTGTGTTTATCCCATTCATTCCAATCGCTTCAAAGTGGACGAAGATGTGTTGCCAATCGGTGCGGCAGTTTATGCCCAGTCGGCTCTGGCACTGCTGAAATAA